In one window of Bombus vancouverensis nearcticus chromosome 10, iyBomVanc1_principal, whole genome shotgun sequence DNA:
- the cwo gene encoding transcription factor cwo isoform X3, with product MVTHSMDNILNMQYYTANSHVDAVAHSPPLRKRRCMNKEQDPMSHRIIEKRRRDRMNNCLADLSRLIPAEYLKKGRGRVEKTEIIEMAIRHMKHLQGLRQESKHPAVTSVHTHPEDSVDSVSHSTVASTAAEHYRLGFQECLSETVHFLVEVEGFFARDSLCVQLINHLQQHCEKILATSDRLGFPHPEMPTANGIANGSSYAHTSIPTMCQPNGHSDHGSSSGASSFGDPERPLRPAIIPPPTIASDDSNHSSHSHSTPPSTNCKPSNYKFKSSIKQRFSAERIKSSPPPTISMEKPSASHGVPIFALHDGGAFYVPLTVEASLLRPHLNFMSDTGPDTVLHPVTISVNFNHSSPPAWSHHHSPTHQQQT from the exons ATGGTGACGCACAGTATGGACAATATTTTGAACATGCAATACTACACCGCGAATAGCCACGTCGATGCGGTAGCGCATTCACCACCGTTGAGGAAGAGACGCTGTATGAATAAAGAG CAAGATCCAATGTCTCATAGGATTATCGAAAAACGCAGGAGAGATCGTATGAATAATTGTTTGGCCGACTTGAGCAGGCTCATACCGGCCGAGTACTTGAAGAAAGGCCGAGGAAGAGTGGAGAAGACCGAAATCATTGAAATGGCTATACGTCACATGAAGCATCTTCAAGGTCTTCGACAAG AGTCGAAACACCCAGCCGTGACGTCGGTGCACACGCATCCCGAAGACAGCGTGGACAGTGTATCGCATTCAACTGTCGCATCTACCGCGGCAGAACACTACAGACTGGGTTTCCAAGAGTGTCTGAGCGAAACCGTGCATTTCCTCGTGGAAGTGGAGGGCTTTTTTGCCAGAGACTCTTTATGTGTTCAACTGATCAATCATTTGCAGCAGCACTGCGAGAAGATCCTAGCTACCA GTGACAGGCTGGGTTTCCCTCATCCAGAGATGCCAACCGCGAACGGTATCGCGAACGGCTCTAGTTACGCGCACACCAGCATTCCGACGATGTGTCAGCCGAACGGTCATTCGGACCACGGCTCGAGCTCCGGTGCAAGTTCCTTCGGTGATCCGGAACGTCCTCTGCGCCCAGCGATCATCCCACCGCCGACTATAGCGAGCGACGACAGCAATCATAGCAGCCATTCGCACAGTACACCGCCGAGTACCAACTGTAAGCCTTCCAACTACAAGTTCAAGAGCTCCATCAAGCAAAGGTTCTCAGCGGAGAGGATAAAATCCAGTCCGCCGCCGACCATCAGCATGGAAAAACCATCCGCGTCTCACGGAGTTCCGATCTTTGCCCTTCACGACGGTGGCGCCTTCTACGTTCCGTTGACCGTCGAAGCTTCTCTGTTAAGGCCTCATCTGAACTTCATGTCGGACACCGGACCTGACACGGTGCTTCATCCGGTTACGATATCGGTAAACTTCAACCATTCGAGTCCGCCAGCCTGGTCACACCACCATAGTCCTACGCACCAGCAACAGACATAA
- the LOC117163635 gene encoding popeye domain-containing protein 3 isoform X2: MSPGLGHDPLPSYNITALGFMLLSGWAWHVICAPDIFSWNFSFLVLNIGQLVYIVYQMRPVRFDPELEEAYHTLFYPFKVSRLQFKRLVSPEFASIMSLHAGEAYAMQNLTRTDRLGLLLSGKVNVLSDSNFLHPILPCEFLDSPEFESSRASVDDKFKVSIVAASSCRYLYWQRSALEYLLVKEAYLATVLTTLVARDIATKLYAMNNKIVTDKGSHLDIRLPTISAGLTINSEYRSPRASRQALIRRKESSMSSDNGVSNLKDRQVNNLSKKGAPNMEPLPEMPSYDDLASSGVESWLDSSSKYHSCEIVDEE, translated from the exons ATGAGTCCTGGACTTGGACACGACCCTCTTCCTTCGTACAACATCACCGCATTAG GATTCATGCTGTTGTCAGGCTGGGCATGGCACGTGATCTGCGCACCGGACATATTCTCTTGGAACTTCAGTTTCCTGGTATTGAACATCGGTCAACTGGTTTATATCGTTTATCAAATGAGACCGGTGCGATTCGACCCTGAATTAGAGGAAGCGTACCACACTCTTTTCTATCCATTCAAA GTGTCTCGACTGCAGTTTAAGAGGCTAGTGTCCCCAGAATTCGCATCGATAATGTCGTTGCATGCAGGTGAGGCATACGCAATGCAAAATCTAACTCGCACAGACAGATTAGGACTACTGCTTAGCGGCAAGGTAAACGTTCTCAGCGATTCGAATTTCCTGCATCCTATTCTGCCTTGCGAGTTCCTAGATTCGCCGGAATTCGAGAGCTCTCGGGCATCCGTGGACGACAAATTTAAG GTGTCAATTGTCGCTGCAAGCTCCTGCAGGTACTTATATTGGCAAAGATCCGCGCTGGAGTATCTCCTCGTGAAGGAAGCATATTTAGCCACAGTTTTAACAACGTTAGTTGCCAGAGACATTGCCACCAAATTGTACGCTATGAACAACAAG ATTGTTACAGATAAAGGATCGCATTTGGATATAAGACTGCCAACTATCAGCGCAGGGTTAACGATAAATAGCGAATACAGGAGCCCGAGAGCATCCAGACAAGCATTGATTCGTAGGAAGGAATCGTCGATGTCTTCCGATAATG GTGTTTCTAATCTAAAAGATCGTCAGGTGAACAATCTCTCGAAGAAAGGAGCGCCGAACATGGAACCTCTTCCAGAAATGCCTTCGTACGACGACTTGGCGTCCAGTGGTGTGGAGAGTTGGTTAGATTCGTCGAGCAAGTATCACAGTTGCGAGATCGTGGACGAAGAATAG
- the cwo gene encoding transcription factor cwo isoform X5, producing the protein MRQDDGDTELLGGQLRSFYASKIREQDPMSHRIIEKRRRDRMNNCLADLSRLIPAEYLKKGRGRVEKTEIIEMAIRHMKHLQGLRQESKHPAVTSVHTHPEDSVDSVSHSTVASTAAEHYRLGFQECLSETVHFLVEVEGFFARDSLCVQLINHLQQHCEKILATSDRLGFPHPEMPTANGIANGSSYAHTSIPTMCQPNGHSDHGSSSGASSFGDPERPLRPAIIPPPTIASDDSNHSSHSHSTPPSTNCKPSNYKFKSSIKQRFSAERIKSSPPPTISMEKPSASHGVPIFALHDGGAFYVPLTVEASLLRPHLNFMSDTGPDTVLHPVTISVNFNHSSPPAWSHHHSPTHQQQT; encoded by the exons CAAGATCCAATGTCTCATAGGATTATCGAAAAACGCAGGAGAGATCGTATGAATAATTGTTTGGCCGACTTGAGCAGGCTCATACCGGCCGAGTACTTGAAGAAAGGCCGAGGAAGAGTGGAGAAGACCGAAATCATTGAAATGGCTATACGTCACATGAAGCATCTTCAAGGTCTTCGACAAG AGTCGAAACACCCAGCCGTGACGTCGGTGCACACGCATCCCGAAGACAGCGTGGACAGTGTATCGCATTCAACTGTCGCATCTACCGCGGCAGAACACTACAGACTGGGTTTCCAAGAGTGTCTGAGCGAAACCGTGCATTTCCTCGTGGAAGTGGAGGGCTTTTTTGCCAGAGACTCTTTATGTGTTCAACTGATCAATCATTTGCAGCAGCACTGCGAGAAGATCCTAGCTACCA GTGACAGGCTGGGTTTCCCTCATCCAGAGATGCCAACCGCGAACGGTATCGCGAACGGCTCTAGTTACGCGCACACCAGCATTCCGACGATGTGTCAGCCGAACGGTCATTCGGACCACGGCTCGAGCTCCGGTGCAAGTTCCTTCGGTGATCCGGAACGTCCTCTGCGCCCAGCGATCATCCCACCGCCGACTATAGCGAGCGACGACAGCAATCATAGCAGCCATTCGCACAGTACACCGCCGAGTACCAACTGTAAGCCTTCCAACTACAAGTTCAAGAGCTCCATCAAGCAAAGGTTCTCAGCGGAGAGGATAAAATCCAGTCCGCCGCCGACCATCAGCATGGAAAAACCATCCGCGTCTCACGGAGTTCCGATCTTTGCCCTTCACGACGGTGGCGCCTTCTACGTTCCGTTGACCGTCGAAGCTTCTCTGTTAAGGCCTCATCTGAACTTCATGTCGGACACCGGACCTGACACGGTGCTTCATCCGGTTACGATATCGGTAAACTTCAACCATTCGAGTCCGCCAGCCTGGTCACACCACCATAGTCCTACGCACCAGCAACAGACATAA
- the cwo gene encoding transcription factor cwo isoform X2, which translates to MRTRIETSMDISRQVNNSLDARSCKDEIYRMGIGTGYCEGNLNFATASEDDEVYTKKKVSRQDPMSHRIIEKRRRDRMNNCLADLSRLIPAEYLKKGRGRVEKTEIIEMAIRHMKHLQGLRQESKHPAVTSVHTHPEDSVDSVSHSTVASTAAEHYRLGFQECLSETVHFLVEVEGFFARDSLCVQLINHLQQHCEKILATSDRLGFPHPEMPTANGIANGSSYAHTSIPTMCQPNGHSDHGSSSGASSFGDPERPLRPAIIPPPTIASDDSNHSSHSHSTPPSTNCKPSNYKFKSSIKQRFSAERIKSSPPPTISMEKPSASHGVPIFALHDGGAFYVPLTVEASLLRPHLNFMSDTGPDTVLHPVTISVNFNHSSPPAWSHHHSPTHQQQT; encoded by the exons ATGAGAACGAGAATAGAAACTTCGATGGATATTTCGAGACAAGTAAATAACAG TCTGGATGCTAGATCTTGCAAGGACGAGATATACAGGATGGGAATAGGCACTGGGTATTGCGAAGGAAACTTGAACTTTGCTACAGCCTCCGAGGATGACGAGGTTTATACCAAGAAGAAGGTTTCTAGG CAAGATCCAATGTCTCATAGGATTATCGAAAAACGCAGGAGAGATCGTATGAATAATTGTTTGGCCGACTTGAGCAGGCTCATACCGGCCGAGTACTTGAAGAAAGGCCGAGGAAGAGTGGAGAAGACCGAAATCATTGAAATGGCTATACGTCACATGAAGCATCTTCAAGGTCTTCGACAAG AGTCGAAACACCCAGCCGTGACGTCGGTGCACACGCATCCCGAAGACAGCGTGGACAGTGTATCGCATTCAACTGTCGCATCTACCGCGGCAGAACACTACAGACTGGGTTTCCAAGAGTGTCTGAGCGAAACCGTGCATTTCCTCGTGGAAGTGGAGGGCTTTTTTGCCAGAGACTCTTTATGTGTTCAACTGATCAATCATTTGCAGCAGCACTGCGAGAAGATCCTAGCTACCA GTGACAGGCTGGGTTTCCCTCATCCAGAGATGCCAACCGCGAACGGTATCGCGAACGGCTCTAGTTACGCGCACACCAGCATTCCGACGATGTGTCAGCCGAACGGTCATTCGGACCACGGCTCGAGCTCCGGTGCAAGTTCCTTCGGTGATCCGGAACGTCCTCTGCGCCCAGCGATCATCCCACCGCCGACTATAGCGAGCGACGACAGCAATCATAGCAGCCATTCGCACAGTACACCGCCGAGTACCAACTGTAAGCCTTCCAACTACAAGTTCAAGAGCTCCATCAAGCAAAGGTTCTCAGCGGAGAGGATAAAATCCAGTCCGCCGCCGACCATCAGCATGGAAAAACCATCCGCGTCTCACGGAGTTCCGATCTTTGCCCTTCACGACGGTGGCGCCTTCTACGTTCCGTTGACCGTCGAAGCTTCTCTGTTAAGGCCTCATCTGAACTTCATGTCGGACACCGGACCTGACACGGTGCTTCATCCGGTTACGATATCGGTAAACTTCAACCATTCGAGTCCGCCAGCCTGGTCACACCACCATAGTCCTACGCACCAGCAACAGACATAA
- the LOC117163635 gene encoding popeye domain-containing protein 3 isoform X1, with protein sequence MSPGLGHDPLPSYNITALGNTALCLWQQPQHILFQLANFCFALSYSAPSSKKGILFMHSVLIIGFMLLSGWAWHVICAPDIFSWNFSFLVLNIGQLVYIVYQMRPVRFDPELEEAYHTLFYPFKVSRLQFKRLVSPEFASIMSLHAGEAYAMQNLTRTDRLGLLLSGKVNVLSDSNFLHPILPCEFLDSPEFESSRASVDDKFKVSIVAASSCRYLYWQRSALEYLLVKEAYLATVLTTLVARDIATKLYAMNNKIVTDKGSHLDIRLPTISAGLTINSEYRSPRASRQALIRRKESSMSSDNGVSNLKDRQVNNLSKKGAPNMEPLPEMPSYDDLASSGVESWLDSSSKYHSCEIVDEE encoded by the exons ATGAGTCCTGGACTTGGACACGACCCTCTTCCTTCGTACAACATCACCGCATTAG GTAATACGGCATTGTGTTTGTGGCAGCAACCGCAGCATATATTGTTTCAATTGGCGAATTTCTGCTTCGCGTTGTCGTATTCAGCACCTTCTTCGAAGAAAGGGATATTGTTCATGCATTCTGTCCTAATAATAG GATTCATGCTGTTGTCAGGCTGGGCATGGCACGTGATCTGCGCACCGGACATATTCTCTTGGAACTTCAGTTTCCTGGTATTGAACATCGGTCAACTGGTTTATATCGTTTATCAAATGAGACCGGTGCGATTCGACCCTGAATTAGAGGAAGCGTACCACACTCTTTTCTATCCATTCAAA GTGTCTCGACTGCAGTTTAAGAGGCTAGTGTCCCCAGAATTCGCATCGATAATGTCGTTGCATGCAGGTGAGGCATACGCAATGCAAAATCTAACTCGCACAGACAGATTAGGACTACTGCTTAGCGGCAAGGTAAACGTTCTCAGCGATTCGAATTTCCTGCATCCTATTCTGCCTTGCGAGTTCCTAGATTCGCCGGAATTCGAGAGCTCTCGGGCATCCGTGGACGACAAATTTAAG GTGTCAATTGTCGCTGCAAGCTCCTGCAGGTACTTATATTGGCAAAGATCCGCGCTGGAGTATCTCCTCGTGAAGGAAGCATATTTAGCCACAGTTTTAACAACGTTAGTTGCCAGAGACATTGCCACCAAATTGTACGCTATGAACAACAAG ATTGTTACAGATAAAGGATCGCATTTGGATATAAGACTGCCAACTATCAGCGCAGGGTTAACGATAAATAGCGAATACAGGAGCCCGAGAGCATCCAGACAAGCATTGATTCGTAGGAAGGAATCGTCGATGTCTTCCGATAATG GTGTTTCTAATCTAAAAGATCGTCAGGTGAACAATCTCTCGAAGAAAGGAGCGCCGAACATGGAACCTCTTCCAGAAATGCCTTCGTACGACGACTTGGCGTCCAGTGGTGTGGAGAGTTGGTTAGATTCGTCGAGCAAGTATCACAGTTGCGAGATCGTGGACGAAGAATAG
- the Ef-1a-f1 gene encoding translation elongation factor eEF-1 alpha chain: protein MGKEKIHINIVVIGHVDSGKSTTTGHLIYKCGGIDKRTIEKFEKEAQEMGKGSFKYAWVLDKLKAERERGITIDIALWKFETAKYYVTIIDAPGHRDFIKNMITGTSQADCAVLIVAAGIGEFEAGISKNGQTREHALLAFTLGVKQLIVGVNKMDMTDPPYSEARFEEIKKEVSSYIKKIGYNTASVAFVPISGWHGDNMLEPSPNTPWYKGWKVERKDGNADGKTLIEALDAILPPSRPTDKALRLPLQDVYKIGGIGTVPVGRVETGILKPGMLVTFAPAALTTEVKSVEMHHEALTEALPGDNVGFNVKNISVKELRRGYVAGDSKNQPPRGAADFTAQVIVLNHPGQISNGYTPVLDCHTAHIACKFAEIKEKCDRRTGKTTEENPKSIKSGDAAIVMLQPTKPMCVEAFQEFPPLGRFAVRDMRQTVAVGVIKSVTFKDTQGKVTKAAEKAQKKK, encoded by the exons ATGGGTAAGGAGAAGATTCATATTAACATCGTGGTGATCGGCCACGTCGATTCGGGCAAATCGACCACCACTGGTCATTTGATCTACAAATGCGGCGGTATCGACAAACGTACGATCGAGAAGTTCGAGAAGGAGGCTCAGGAGATGGGCAAAGGTTCGTTCAAGTACGCCTGGGTGTTGGACAAGCTGAAAGCTGAACGCGAGCGCGGTATCACGATCGATATCGCCCTCTGGAAATTCGAGACGGCAAAATACTACGTGACGATCATCGACGCTCCCGGCCATCGCGATTTCATCAAAAACATGATCACTGGGACGAGTCAAGCCGATTGCGCCGTGTTAATAGTCGCGGCTGGTATCGGTGAATTCGAAGCTGGTATCTCGAAGAACGGACAGACGCGCGAACACGCTCTGCTGGCGTTCACCTTGGGTGTAAAGCAACTGATCGTCGGTGTGAACAAGATGGACATGACCGATCCGCCGTATTCGGAAGCTCGTTTCGAGGAAATTAAGAAAGAGGTATCGTCGTACATCAAGAAGATCGGTTACAACACCGCTTCCGTGGCGTTCGTGCCGATTTCTGGTTGGCACGGTGACAACATGCTGGAACcatcgccgaacacgccgtggtACAAGGGGTGGAAAGTGGAGCGTAAAGATGGTAACGCCGATGGAAAGACCCTGATCGAAGCCCTTGACGCTATATTGCCGCCGTCCAGACCCACCGACAAGGCTCTTCGTTTACCGCTTCAGGACGTGTACAAGATCGGTGGTATCGGTACTGTACCGGTCGGTCGTGTGGAGACCGGTATTCTGAAGCCAG GCATGCTGGTAACATTCGCTCCAGCAGCGTTGACCACCGAAGTGAAATCGGTGGAGATGCATCACGAGGCGTTGACGGAGGCATTGCCTGGCGACAATGTCGGTTTTAACGTAAAGAACATCTCCGTGAAAGAGTTGAGACGTGGCTACGTGGCAGGCGATTCGAAAAATCAGCCGCCGCGAGGAGCTGCCGATTTCACCGCTCAAGTAATCGTCCTGAATCATCCCGGGCAGATCAGCAACGGTTACACGCCGGTGCTCGACTGCCACACTGCTCATATCGCCTGCAAATTCGCCGAGATTAAAGAGAAATGCGACCGTCGTACCGGCAAGACTACCGAAGAGAATCCGAAAAGCATCAAAAGCGGAGACGCTGCGATCGTGATGTTGCAGCCGACTAAACCGATGTGCGTCGAAGCTTTCCAGGAATTCCCGCCGCTGGGACGTTTCGCTGTTCGCGACATGCGTCAGACTGTCGCTGTGGGCGTCATAAAG AGTGTCACCTTTAAAGATACCCAGGGCAAGGTCACAAAAGCCGCGGAGAAAGCCCAGAAGAAAAAGTAA
- the cwo gene encoding transcription factor cwo isoform X1 — protein sequence MMETQNYWEDNSAHSMQVKYESLDARSCKDEIYRMGIGTGYCEGNLNFATASEDDEVYTKKKVSRQDPMSHRIIEKRRRDRMNNCLADLSRLIPAEYLKKGRGRVEKTEIIEMAIRHMKHLQGLRQESKHPAVTSVHTHPEDSVDSVSHSTVASTAAEHYRLGFQECLSETVHFLVEVEGFFARDSLCVQLINHLQQHCEKILATSDRLGFPHPEMPTANGIANGSSYAHTSIPTMCQPNGHSDHGSSSGASSFGDPERPLRPAIIPPPTIASDDSNHSSHSHSTPPSTNCKPSNYKFKSSIKQRFSAERIKSSPPPTISMEKPSASHGVPIFALHDGGAFYVPLTVEASLLRPHLNFMSDTGPDTVLHPVTISVNFNHSSPPAWSHHHSPTHQQQT from the exons TCTGGATGCTAGATCTTGCAAGGACGAGATATACAGGATGGGAATAGGCACTGGGTATTGCGAAGGAAACTTGAACTTTGCTACAGCCTCCGAGGATGACGAGGTTTATACCAAGAAGAAGGTTTCTAGG CAAGATCCAATGTCTCATAGGATTATCGAAAAACGCAGGAGAGATCGTATGAATAATTGTTTGGCCGACTTGAGCAGGCTCATACCGGCCGAGTACTTGAAGAAAGGCCGAGGAAGAGTGGAGAAGACCGAAATCATTGAAATGGCTATACGTCACATGAAGCATCTTCAAGGTCTTCGACAAG AGTCGAAACACCCAGCCGTGACGTCGGTGCACACGCATCCCGAAGACAGCGTGGACAGTGTATCGCATTCAACTGTCGCATCTACCGCGGCAGAACACTACAGACTGGGTTTCCAAGAGTGTCTGAGCGAAACCGTGCATTTCCTCGTGGAAGTGGAGGGCTTTTTTGCCAGAGACTCTTTATGTGTTCAACTGATCAATCATTTGCAGCAGCACTGCGAGAAGATCCTAGCTACCA GTGACAGGCTGGGTTTCCCTCATCCAGAGATGCCAACCGCGAACGGTATCGCGAACGGCTCTAGTTACGCGCACACCAGCATTCCGACGATGTGTCAGCCGAACGGTCATTCGGACCACGGCTCGAGCTCCGGTGCAAGTTCCTTCGGTGATCCGGAACGTCCTCTGCGCCCAGCGATCATCCCACCGCCGACTATAGCGAGCGACGACAGCAATCATAGCAGCCATTCGCACAGTACACCGCCGAGTACCAACTGTAAGCCTTCCAACTACAAGTTCAAGAGCTCCATCAAGCAAAGGTTCTCAGCGGAGAGGATAAAATCCAGTCCGCCGCCGACCATCAGCATGGAAAAACCATCCGCGTCTCACGGAGTTCCGATCTTTGCCCTTCACGACGGTGGCGCCTTCTACGTTCCGTTGACCGTCGAAGCTTCTCTGTTAAGGCCTCATCTGAACTTCATGTCGGACACCGGACCTGACACGGTGCTTCATCCGGTTACGATATCGGTAAACTTCAACCATTCGAGTCCGCCAGCCTGGTCACACCACCATAGTCCTACGCACCAGCAACAGACATAA
- the cwo gene encoding transcription factor cwo isoform X4 — protein sequence MGIGTGYCEGNLNFATASEDDEVYTKKKVSRQDPMSHRIIEKRRRDRMNNCLADLSRLIPAEYLKKGRGRVEKTEIIEMAIRHMKHLQGLRQESKHPAVTSVHTHPEDSVDSVSHSTVASTAAEHYRLGFQECLSETVHFLVEVEGFFARDSLCVQLINHLQQHCEKILATSDRLGFPHPEMPTANGIANGSSYAHTSIPTMCQPNGHSDHGSSSGASSFGDPERPLRPAIIPPPTIASDDSNHSSHSHSTPPSTNCKPSNYKFKSSIKQRFSAERIKSSPPPTISMEKPSASHGVPIFALHDGGAFYVPLTVEASLLRPHLNFMSDTGPDTVLHPVTISVNFNHSSPPAWSHHHSPTHQQQT from the exons ATGGGAATAGGCACTGGGTATTGCGAAGGAAACTTGAACTTTGCTACAGCCTCCGAGGATGACGAGGTTTATACCAAGAAGAAGGTTTCTAGG CAAGATCCAATGTCTCATAGGATTATCGAAAAACGCAGGAGAGATCGTATGAATAATTGTTTGGCCGACTTGAGCAGGCTCATACCGGCCGAGTACTTGAAGAAAGGCCGAGGAAGAGTGGAGAAGACCGAAATCATTGAAATGGCTATACGTCACATGAAGCATCTTCAAGGTCTTCGACAAG AGTCGAAACACCCAGCCGTGACGTCGGTGCACACGCATCCCGAAGACAGCGTGGACAGTGTATCGCATTCAACTGTCGCATCTACCGCGGCAGAACACTACAGACTGGGTTTCCAAGAGTGTCTGAGCGAAACCGTGCATTTCCTCGTGGAAGTGGAGGGCTTTTTTGCCAGAGACTCTTTATGTGTTCAACTGATCAATCATTTGCAGCAGCACTGCGAGAAGATCCTAGCTACCA GTGACAGGCTGGGTTTCCCTCATCCAGAGATGCCAACCGCGAACGGTATCGCGAACGGCTCTAGTTACGCGCACACCAGCATTCCGACGATGTGTCAGCCGAACGGTCATTCGGACCACGGCTCGAGCTCCGGTGCAAGTTCCTTCGGTGATCCGGAACGTCCTCTGCGCCCAGCGATCATCCCACCGCCGACTATAGCGAGCGACGACAGCAATCATAGCAGCCATTCGCACAGTACACCGCCGAGTACCAACTGTAAGCCTTCCAACTACAAGTTCAAGAGCTCCATCAAGCAAAGGTTCTCAGCGGAGAGGATAAAATCCAGTCCGCCGCCGACCATCAGCATGGAAAAACCATCCGCGTCTCACGGAGTTCCGATCTTTGCCCTTCACGACGGTGGCGCCTTCTACGTTCCGTTGACCGTCGAAGCTTCTCTGTTAAGGCCTCATCTGAACTTCATGTCGGACACCGGACCTGACACGGTGCTTCATCCGGTTACGATATCGGTAAACTTCAACCATTCGAGTCCGCCAGCCTGGTCACACCACCATAGTCCTACGCACCAGCAACAGACATAA